Proteins found in one Paenibacillus sp. FSL R10-2782 genomic segment:
- a CDS encoding MFS transporter: MSSQQHQRALVYKSLWHAGPWVLAAGIILVGANLRASITSVGPLVGMIKDSLHISNTLSGLLTTLPLLAFALLSPFVANLSRRFGSARVIFGALLLLTAGIVVRSTLGVTALFAGTAMLGLAIAVCNVLLPSLIKEEFPRNSGLMTGVYSVSMNVVAATASGLSVPLALNAGLGWRGSLGIWSIVGVVGILLWVPQLLKTRKTVNKAAVSARTVSVYTSSLAWKVTLFMGLQSALFYVPAAWFPQMMVGQGMDSETAGWMLSVLQFSQMPFTFIVPIWAARVKDQRILVLIMAALYFIGLGGFLLGATQWSVIWVICIGIAGGFAFPLVMMFFNLRTRTPQQAAELSGMAQSFGYLLAATGPTLFGYLHDATHGWTIPLLLLLSLSVLLLLTGLGAAKKRYVGGEVDDQAAI, encoded by the coding sequence ATGAGTTCACAGCAACACCAACGAGCTTTGGTATACAAATCCTTGTGGCATGCCGGTCCTTGGGTGCTTGCCGCAGGAATCATTCTGGTAGGTGCCAATCTGCGTGCCTCTATTACCTCGGTAGGGCCACTTGTCGGCATGATTAAGGATTCCTTGCATATTTCGAATACACTGAGCGGCTTGTTAACGACATTACCGCTGCTGGCTTTTGCGCTGTTGTCGCCTTTTGTAGCTAATCTGTCGCGCCGCTTCGGGTCCGCCCGTGTCATTTTTGGGGCATTACTGCTGCTGACCGCAGGTATTGTAGTGCGTTCTACGCTAGGAGTGACTGCATTATTTGCCGGGACAGCCATGCTGGGACTGGCGATTGCAGTGTGTAATGTTTTGCTGCCCAGTCTGATCAAGGAAGAGTTCCCCCGCAATAGCGGACTGATGACTGGAGTATATTCAGTATCCATGAATGTGGTCGCTGCAACGGCATCGGGATTGAGCGTGCCTTTGGCTCTAAACGCAGGTTTGGGTTGGCGCGGTTCTTTGGGGATATGGAGTATTGTGGGCGTGGTGGGTATTTTACTCTGGGTTCCCCAGCTTCTCAAGACGCGCAAAACAGTCAATAAAGCGGCAGTGTCCGCCCGAACTGTGAGTGTGTATACATCGTCTTTGGCCTGGAAGGTGACGTTGTTTATGGGGCTGCAATCTGCCTTGTTCTACGTCCCTGCCGCATGGTTTCCCCAGATGATGGTTGGACAGGGAATGGATTCAGAGACTGCGGGATGGATGCTGTCCGTGCTGCAGTTTTCGCAAATGCCATTTACTTTTATTGTGCCTATTTGGGCAGCTCGGGTAAAGGATCAGCGAATACTGGTTCTGATTATGGCTGCCCTGTATTTTATTGGTCTGGGTGGATTTTTGCTGGGGGCTACGCAGTGGAGTGTAATTTGGGTGATTTGCATCGGTATAGCGGGTGGTTTTGCTTTTCCGCTCGTGATGATGTTCTTTAATTTGAGGACCCGAACACCGCAGCAGGCAGCGGAGCTGTCCGGTATGGCGCAATCCTTTGGCTATTTGCTGGCGGCGACGGGGCCGACACTGTTTGGCTATTTGCATGATGCTACACATGGCTGGACCATTCCGCTGCTGCTGCTTTTGTCCCTGAGCGTATTGCTTCTGCTTACAGGGCTTGGTGCAGCCAAGAAACGATATGTTGGAGGCGAGGTGGATGATCAGGCTGCAATTTGA
- the kduD gene encoding 2-dehydro-3-deoxy-D-gluconate 5-dehydrogenase KduD, whose translation MGLDTFSLDFFSLKGKTAIVTGGNTGLGQGYSVALAKAGADLFIVANNDEYEETRRLLEPTGVKVAFYQADLTEKASIKKIVEECIKEFGKIDILVNNAGTIRRAPLLEYKDEDWDAVMEINLNAVYHLSQGVAKVMVEQKSGKIINVASMLAFQGGKFVPPYTASKHAVAGLTKAFANELAVHNVQINAIAPGYIATANTAPIRADESRNQEILSRIPAGRWGDPSDLMGVVVFLASQGSDYMNGHILAVDGGWLVR comes from the coding sequence ATGGGTCTGGATACTTTTTCGTTGGATTTTTTCAGTCTGAAAGGCAAGACGGCAATTGTAACGGGAGGCAACACGGGTTTGGGTCAGGGATATTCAGTAGCTTTGGCCAAAGCGGGCGCAGATCTGTTCATTGTAGCTAACAATGATGAGTATGAAGAAACAAGACGTTTACTGGAACCTACAGGTGTGAAGGTGGCTTTTTATCAAGCTGACCTGACGGAAAAAGCATCTATTAAGAAAATTGTAGAAGAATGCATCAAGGAATTTGGTAAAATTGATATTCTTGTAAACAATGCGGGGACAATCCGTCGCGCTCCTTTGCTGGAGTACAAAGATGAGGATTGGGACGCGGTGATGGAAATCAACCTGAATGCTGTCTATCACCTGAGTCAGGGAGTAGCAAAGGTGATGGTTGAGCAAAAAAGCGGGAAAATTATCAACGTCGCTTCCATGCTTGCTTTTCAGGGTGGAAAGTTCGTTCCGCCGTATACAGCAAGTAAGCATGCAGTAGCTGGCTTGACCAAGGCGTTTGCCAACGAGCTGGCGGTTCATAATGTTCAGATTAATGCGATTGCTCCTGGTTATATTGCTACGGCGAACACTGCTCCAATCCGTGCGGATGAGAGCCGCAATCAGGAAATTTTGTCCCGTATTCCTGCGGGTCGTTGGGGTGATCCGTCCGATTTGATGGGAGTTGTTGTTTTCCTCGCAAGTCAGGGCTCCGATTACATGAACGGTCATATTTTGGCAGTGGATGGCGGCTGGCTGGTACGTTAA
- a CDS encoding bifunctional 2-keto-4-hydroxyglutarate aldolase/2-keto-3-deoxy-6-phosphogluconate aldolase — protein sequence MTKKKVLEHITSVGVVAVIRGNTAEEAYQMSKACIEGGLDNIELTFTTPDADRAIRRLRDEFKDRAVIGAGTVLEPLTARIAILAGAEFVVSPSFEEETAKLCNLYAIPYMPGCMTLNEIKEAMKLGSDVVKLFPGSAMGADFVKAVKGPMPHVQIMPTGGVDLDNMETWLRNGSVAVGIGGNLTAPAKDGRYDLITENAARYVAKYKEVRAAL from the coding sequence ATGACGAAAAAGAAAGTTTTGGAGCATATCACTTCGGTTGGTGTTGTTGCAGTCATTCGGGGAAACACAGCGGAGGAAGCGTACCAAATGTCCAAAGCCTGTATTGAAGGCGGTTTGGACAATATTGAGCTTACGTTTACCACGCCGGATGCGGATCGGGCGATTCGCAGATTGAGAGACGAATTTAAGGATCGGGCTGTTATTGGTGCGGGAACTGTACTGGAGCCGCTGACAGCGAGAATTGCTATTTTGGCTGGAGCAGAGTTCGTGGTGAGTCCTTCTTTTGAAGAAGAGACGGCGAAGCTGTGCAATTTATACGCGATCCCCTATATGCCTGGTTGCATGACGCTGAATGAAATTAAGGAAGCGATGAAGCTGGGTAGTGATGTTGTGAAGCTGTTCCCCGGTAGCGCCATGGGTGCGGATTTTGTCAAGGCGGTCAAAGGGCCAATGCCCCATGTGCAAATTATGCCAACGGGCGGCGTCGATCTGGATAACATGGAAACATGGCTGCGCAACGGAAGTGTCGCAGTGGGCATCGGGGGGAACCTGACGGCTCCGGCCAAGGATGGCCGCTACGATCTGATTACAGAGAACGCCGCGCGTTATGTAGCTAAATATAAGGAAGTTCGTGCAGCGCTGTAA
- the kduI gene encoding 5-dehydro-4-deoxy-D-glucuronate isomerase encodes MEMRYSTHPEHAKHFTTEELRQHYLIQELFVPEEVKLVYTHEDRVIIGGIHPVNKSVALEGSDQIKAETFLERRELGIFNVGGSGTVKVDGETYELNTKDCLYVGRGGKELIFESDSSSKPAKFYIVSALAHTTYPTAKQSFADVPSESLGAQETANNRTLRRFIHDEGIQSCQLVMGMTTLENGSVWNSMPTHVHDRRMEVYFYFELDENARMFHMMGEPNETRHLVMKNDEAVISPPWSIHCGAATGSYTFIWGMAGENKTYKDMDQVAMSELR; translated from the coding sequence ATGGAAATGCGTTATTCAACTCATCCCGAACATGCCAAGCATTTTACGACTGAAGAGTTGCGTCAGCACTATTTGATACAGGAACTGTTTGTGCCTGAGGAAGTTAAGCTGGTTTATACGCATGAAGATCGTGTCATTATCGGGGGCATTCATCCCGTAAATAAATCCGTTGCGCTGGAAGGCAGCGATCAAATCAAGGCGGAAACCTTTTTGGAGCGCCGGGAACTGGGCATTTTTAATGTTGGAGGTAGCGGAACTGTAAAGGTAGACGGCGAAACCTACGAGTTGAACACGAAAGACTGTCTCTACGTAGGAAGAGGGGGCAAGGAGTTGATCTTTGAAAGCGATTCCAGCTCAAAACCTGCAAAATTTTACATTGTGTCGGCGCTGGCTCATACCACATATCCGACAGCGAAGCAGTCATTTGCCGATGTTCCGTCTGAAAGTCTGGGCGCGCAGGAAACAGCCAACAACCGCACCTTGCGTCGCTTTATCCATGATGAAGGCATTCAGAGCTGTCAGCTGGTAATGGGGATGACGACACTGGAAAACGGCAGTGTATGGAACTCCATGCCGACACATGTTCATGACCGTCGTATGGAAGTGTATTTCTACTTTGAGCTGGATGAGAACGCCAGAATGTTCCACATGATGGGTGAGCCGAACGAGACGCGCCATCTGGTGATGAAGAATGATGAAGCGGTTATTTCGCCACCTTGGTCTATCCACTGTGGTGCGGCTACTGGCAGCTATACCTTCATTTGGGGCATGGCCGGCGAAAATAAAACGTACAAAGACATGGATCAGGTAGCCATGAGCGAGTTGCGTTAA
- a CDS encoding sugar kinase — translation MTATLDAVTFGEPMAMFYANEAGSLDEVRSFTKALAGAETNVSAGLARLGLRAGLVTKLGEDAFGKFIAGALRQEGIDTQNVMFTKDYSTGMLIKSKVTSGDPEVEYFRRHSAASTLSIADFNEAYFAGARHLHFTGISVALSPECRDFARHARQFMKKAGKTVSFDPNLRPKLWPDTQTMVEAINEASEGCDWLLPGIHEGKILTGYTSPEDIASFYLDRGTSLVIIKLGTEGAYYKSADAEGYVKRFRVEHVVDTVGAGDGFAAGVISALLEGLPLAEAVKRGNALGALAVMSAGDMDGYPTRSELESFLLSASTN, via the coding sequence ATGACCGCAACATTGGATGCTGTTACCTTCGGAGAACCGATGGCCATGTTTTATGCCAATGAAGCAGGCTCTCTGGATGAGGTGCGTTCGTTCACCAAAGCGCTGGCCGGGGCGGAGACAAATGTTTCGGCCGGTTTGGCACGATTGGGGCTACGGGCGGGACTCGTGACCAAACTAGGTGAGGATGCATTCGGCAAATTCATTGCCGGGGCGCTACGTCAGGAGGGGATCGACACCCAGAACGTCATGTTTACCAAAGACTACTCTACCGGGATGCTGATTAAATCCAAAGTCACCAGTGGAGACCCGGAGGTCGAGTATTTTCGCAGACACTCTGCCGCTTCCACGTTAAGCATCGCCGATTTTAACGAGGCATACTTTGCCGGGGCACGCCACCTGCACTTTACAGGTATTTCTGTCGCCCTGTCTCCCGAGTGTCGTGACTTCGCACGACATGCGCGGCAGTTTATGAAAAAGGCAGGGAAAACCGTCTCCTTTGATCCGAACCTTAGACCCAAGTTATGGCCTGATACGCAAACGATGGTGGAGGCTATTAACGAGGCATCTGAGGGTTGCGACTGGCTCCTGCCAGGCATTCATGAAGGTAAAATATTGACAGGCTACACCTCACCTGAGGATATCGCTTCCTTCTACCTTGACCGCGGTACTTCGCTGGTCATCATCAAGCTGGGGACGGAAGGCGCGTATTATAAATCCGCCGATGCAGAAGGATATGTGAAACGCTTCCGAGTGGAGCATGTCGTCGATACCGTTGGGGCGGGCGACGGCTTTGCCGCTGGCGTCATCAGCGCACTGCTGGAGGGCTTGCCCCTGGCCGAAGCGGTCAAGCGCGGCAACGCCCTTGGCGCGCTGGCTGTCATGTCAGCCGGAGACATGGACGGCTATCCTACGCGATCGGAGCTGGAGTCCTTTTTGCTCAGCGCCAGCACGAATTAG
- a CDS encoding LacI family DNA-binding transcriptional regulator, whose amino-acid sequence MKKPTIEDVAQKAGVSKSTVSQFLNKRYKYMSDQTRDRIAEVIRELNYQPNGLARSLKQNRTFMVGVIVANIDYTLSIQSIRAIEEELQRFGIQVIICNADENPDKERQYIEMLKARQVDGLIIFPTGKHADIYNQLIREKYPLVFLDRLVDGVNTRSLLLDNEMAVKLAIQELVVHKHERIALITLPLGLNRITPRLERLSGYKKALEERGLPFREEYMRSVSKEDIQQTLEELFQLPEPPTALLAGNDIVLAEVLKYVNARRIRIPSELSIIGIDDAEFAHIYNPPITTITQPIADMGKQAAKTLLSSIEEDGESVPIIYRFVPDLNRGESVKTL is encoded by the coding sequence ATGAAGAAACCGACGATTGAAGATGTTGCCCAGAAGGCGGGAGTGTCTAAAAGCACCGTCTCGCAGTTTCTGAACAAACGATATAAATACATGAGCGACCAGACCAGAGACCGGATTGCCGAGGTCATTCGGGAATTAAATTATCAGCCCAACGGGCTGGCCCGCAGTTTAAAACAGAACCGGACGTTTATGGTGGGTGTCATTGTAGCCAACATTGATTACACGCTGTCGATCCAGTCCATTCGGGCTATTGAGGAGGAATTGCAGCGTTTTGGCATTCAGGTAATCATCTGTAACGCCGACGAAAACCCGGACAAGGAGAGACAGTATATTGAGATGCTCAAGGCTCGTCAGGTGGACGGATTGATTATTTTCCCGACAGGCAAGCATGCGGATATTTACAACCAGCTCATTCGTGAAAAGTACCCGTTGGTGTTTTTGGATCGTCTGGTAGATGGTGTGAACACGCGCAGCCTGTTGCTGGATAACGAAATGGCGGTCAAGCTGGCGATTCAGGAGCTGGTGGTCCATAAGCATGAGCGGATCGCGCTGATTACCCTGCCGCTGGGACTGAACCGGATTACTCCAAGGCTAGAGCGGTTGAGCGGGTACAAAAAGGCGCTGGAGGAGCGTGGCTTGCCCTTTCGGGAAGAGTACATGCGCAGTGTGTCGAAGGAGGATATCCAGCAGACGCTGGAGGAGCTATTTCAGTTGCCGGAGCCGCCGACTGCGCTGTTGGCCGGGAACGATATCGTGCTGGCAGAGGTACTGAAATATGTGAATGCCCGACGTATACGTATTCCGTCCGAGCTATCCATTATCGGAATTGACGATGCAGAGTTTGCGCATATTTACAATCCGCCGATTACGACCATTACGCAGCCGATTGCGGATATGGGAAAGCAGGCAGCGAAAACGTTGTTGTCCAGCATCGAGGAGGACGGCGAATCGGTTCCGATCATTTACCGCTTTGTACCTGATTTAAACCGGGGCGAGTCCGTCAAAACGTTGTAG
- a CDS encoding MATE family efflux transporter, with translation MTTRALKKGSVLSEAKGLNLFHLTWPIFLELFLFMLMGSVDTFMISSVSDNAVSGVGASNQIISIAILVLEVIGNGAAIVVAQYIGSKKLVEAAQVTGTAITLNLMVGLLLSVIFLVFGTHMLQWLNVQGDILVYAESYMSIVGGAIFLQALINALAATIRTHGFTKETMYVSMLMNVIHVIGNYVLIFGHWGMPALGVEGAAISTVGSRFICLLIFFWLMYRVTEVRVEWKYYVQLSKKFIAKILRIGVPSALESIMYQSCQLIFTLYVTYLGAEAMATRQYANNISSYIYLFSMAVGMGTAIVVGRLVGARQKDTAYKRVMSSVKWALLVTVIIDVIIIFFRVPLLSLFTENPEIIRLGAQVILLSILLETGRTTNIVIINSLRAAGDAKFPVFIGLISMVCMSLPLGYLLVFKLDMGLAGVWLAIAADEWTRAFIMYARWRSRLWEKHALVEHDTPDQPATPIPVH, from the coding sequence ATGACAACCAGAGCACTAAAAAAAGGGTCGGTATTGTCCGAAGCAAAGGGACTGAATTTGTTCCATTTGACATGGCCCATTTTCCTTGAATTGTTCCTGTTTATGCTGATGGGCAGCGTCGATACGTTCATGATCAGTTCTGTATCTGATAACGCCGTGTCGGGTGTAGGTGCGTCCAACCAAATTATTTCAATTGCTATCCTTGTACTGGAGGTTATCGGCAACGGCGCTGCTATCGTCGTAGCTCAATATATCGGTTCTAAAAAGCTTGTGGAAGCGGCCCAGGTTACGGGTACGGCCATTACCTTGAATTTGATGGTAGGTCTTTTGCTTAGCGTGATTTTTCTTGTATTTGGTACTCATATGCTGCAATGGCTTAACGTCCAGGGAGATATTCTGGTTTATGCGGAATCCTATATGAGTATCGTCGGGGGTGCCATTTTCCTTCAGGCATTGATCAACGCGTTGGCGGCGACGATTCGTACACATGGTTTTACCAAGGAAACGATGTATGTATCCATGCTGATGAACGTGATTCACGTCATCGGTAACTATGTTTTGATTTTCGGACATTGGGGAATGCCTGCGCTCGGCGTAGAGGGGGCAGCTATTTCTACGGTAGGAAGCCGCTTTATTTGTCTCCTGATTTTCTTCTGGCTGATGTACCGCGTAACTGAGGTGCGGGTCGAGTGGAAATATTACGTCCAATTGTCCAAAAAGTTTATCGCTAAAATTTTGCGCATTGGTGTACCCTCCGCGCTGGAGTCCATCATGTATCAGTCGTGTCAGCTCATTTTCACACTGTACGTGACCTATCTGGGTGCAGAAGCGATGGCAACCCGTCAATATGCCAATAACATTTCGAGCTATATCTACTTGTTCAGTATGGCGGTTGGCATGGGTACAGCCATCGTGGTCGGAAGGCTGGTCGGAGCCAGACAGAAGGATACCGCTTATAAACGTGTAATGAGTAGTGTAAAATGGGCGCTTCTGGTGACTGTGATTATTGATGTGATTATTATCTTTTTCCGTGTGCCATTGCTCAGCCTGTTCACCGAAAACCCTGAGATTATTCGCTTGGGAGCGCAGGTGATTTTACTTAGCATTCTGTTGGAAACCGGTCGGACGACGAATATCGTTATTATTAACTCGTTGCGTGCTGCTGGAGATGCCAAGTTCCCGGTCTTTATAGGACTGATCTCCATGGTCTGCATGAGCTTGCCGCTCGGTTATCTGCTTGTGTTCAAGCTGGATATGGGACTTGCTGGTGTGTGGTTGGCGATTGCCGCAGATGAATGGACTCGTGCCTTCATTATGTATGCCCGCTGGAGAAGCCGTTTGTGGGAAAAGCATGCGCTGGTGGAGCACGATACACCGGATCAGCCAGCAACCCCGATTCCGGTACACTGA
- a CDS encoding acryloyl-CoA reductase — protein MTQSFQALVVDQIQDGEVQAEVRSLEAGSLPAGEVLIRVAYSSINYKDGLAARKDGNIVKAYPFVPGIDCSGTVVSSEDNRFSEGQAVLVTGYGFGVSQFGGFSEYARVPADWVVPLPDGLTPREAMIYGTAGFTAALSLHRLEQNGVKPDQGKVLVTGATGGVGGAAIALLGKRGYHVVASSGKAEAHDYLKALGAAEVISRDEVYDGAESIRPLSKQLWQAAIDPVGGKPLASLLSQVAYNGSVAVSGLTAGTKLPATVLPFILRGVSLLGIDSVFCPYETRVAIWKRLGSDWKPKQLEQLVEREIGLADLPSALEDILAARSQGRTLVRLAD, from the coding sequence ATGACTCAATCATTTCAAGCCCTAGTCGTCGACCAGATACAGGACGGTGAAGTTCAAGCAGAGGTACGCTCTTTGGAGGCTGGCAGTTTACCTGCTGGAGAAGTATTGATTCGTGTCGCTTATTCCAGCATCAATTATAAAGACGGGCTTGCCGCCCGCAAGGATGGAAATATTGTCAAAGCCTATCCGTTTGTGCCGGGTATAGATTGCTCGGGAACCGTCGTCTCTTCAGAGGATAACCGTTTCAGCGAAGGACAAGCCGTTCTCGTTACCGGATACGGGTTTGGTGTGTCTCAATTCGGAGGCTTCAGCGAATATGCGCGTGTACCTGCGGACTGGGTAGTTCCGCTTCCGGACGGACTCACACCAAGAGAGGCCATGATTTACGGGACAGCCGGGTTCACCGCAGCCCTGTCGTTGCATCGGCTGGAGCAAAACGGCGTTAAACCCGATCAGGGCAAGGTGCTCGTCACCGGAGCAACGGGGGGCGTAGGCGGAGCCGCGATTGCCCTGCTGGGCAAGAGGGGCTACCACGTCGTAGCGAGCAGCGGCAAAGCCGAGGCGCACGACTACCTCAAGGCGCTCGGAGCGGCTGAGGTGATCTCCCGCGATGAGGTCTACGACGGCGCGGAGAGCATCCGCCCGCTGAGCAAGCAGCTTTGGCAAGCGGCTATTGATCCCGTAGGCGGAAAACCGCTCGCTTCGCTGCTCAGCCAAGTCGCCTACAACGGCTCCGTAGCCGTGAGCGGTCTGACGGCAGGCACCAAGCTGCCTGCCACAGTGCTGCCGTTTATTTTGCGCGGTGTCAGCCTGCTGGGCATAGACTCCGTCTTCTGCCCTTATGAAACCCGCGTAGCGATTTGGAAGCGGCTCGGCAGCGATTGGAAGCCGAAACAACTGGAGCAGCTCGTCGAGCGCGAAATCGGGCTGGCTGACCTACCAAGCGCGCTGGAGGACATCTTGGCGGCTCGCTCCCAGGGCAGAACGCTCGTGCGGCTGGCTGACTAA
- a CDS encoding RNA polymerase sigma factor — translation MESNRELFDRYQRDVYRTCYYMVHDPSDAEDLTQEVFITLFRSNREHIEHLKAWIMKITVNHCLNYLKRRNSLHMKVSANPHLFAGIESKPVDRLVEEREAAEEWAVYMNRLPAKIRAVLTLRYMHDFTLGEISELLAIPLGTVKSRTHKGLRLMERILRDAGVQISELEGDSYEQNRRNLEA, via the coding sequence TTGGAAAGCAATCGAGAGTTGTTTGACAGGTATCAACGGGATGTATATCGAACCTGCTACTATATGGTTCATGACCCGTCGGATGCAGAAGATTTGACACAAGAAGTGTTTATCACCCTATTTCGCAGCAATCGTGAACACATCGAACACCTAAAAGCCTGGATTATGAAAATTACAGTAAACCATTGTCTGAATTACCTTAAACGCCGGAACAGCTTGCATATGAAGGTGTCAGCTAATCCTCATTTATTTGCCGGGATCGAAAGCAAGCCTGTAGACAGGCTGGTGGAGGAGCGCGAAGCCGCAGAGGAATGGGCTGTTTATATGAATCGTCTTCCGGCCAAAATCCGCGCTGTGCTGACACTTCGCTATATGCATGATTTTACTTTAGGGGAAATATCCGAGCTGCTGGCAATCCCACTAGGGACTGTCAAATCAAGGACGCACAAAGGACTTCGGTTAATGGAGCGAATACTGCGGGATGCAGGCGTACAGATTTCCGAGTTGGAAGGAGACAGCTATGAGCAAAATAGAAGAAACCTTGAAGCATAA
- a CDS encoding DUF4179 domain-containing protein: protein MSKIEETLKHKLNDDAGVPYPDFENMWSRMEQAGYTAPTTTDHSEAIAPRRHKNWRKITITASLSALLVAVPVYAAIHYNWDNLLHGRSGIQTALNQDLGQLLEQSVTRDGVKLTLHTAIVDENRTVILYSLEVGKRADNEFWNVKGISLKNATGKNSEGEYNFQQWDPKNQRYNGYFESDWTPQQDTENMRLTVGHVELDSIQELDLPLDTQSPKIQTFTLNRDGLQDMKVQVFEQGKDKLMLSSAITFDSSIPKRWDNPQIIAYKGGEPVMSQPGGAFGKPGDNGEYTAQQYFTREHIPEGQITYKLQYAKTEKSIDEPINFDLQLSKKRMESGTIKSALNIPLEKGNPNFTMEQMVVTPTQIRLTIRGKKKFADIPYQKYFLSVNGKTLEGNKWSPPSSTPDLTTIRFERPSDLVITKDTPITFTGKYKVTIHSDDKTPQRLTDISEQKQTLTTQIGGYPVKWTYYKQGADLFVETESEDARFGGINQTHIGLGKERILGRPISANFTGDGINKAVDVYKNFKGTEASIYMFFYTTDEPEAEITVPIQPLTTQSEASK, encoded by the coding sequence ATGAGCAAAATAGAAGAAACCTTGAAGCATAAACTAAATGATGATGCGGGAGTTCCCTATCCCGATTTTGAGAACATGTGGAGCCGTATGGAACAGGCAGGGTATACTGCGCCTACCACGACGGACCATTCCGAAGCCATTGCTCCACGCCGACACAAAAATTGGCGCAAAATAACGATAACCGCTTCTCTGAGTGCACTTCTGGTTGCAGTTCCCGTCTATGCCGCCATCCATTATAATTGGGACAATTTGTTACACGGAAGAAGCGGCATTCAGACAGCTCTAAATCAAGACCTCGGGCAACTACTGGAGCAGTCTGTGACCAGAGACGGTGTGAAGCTGACGCTGCATACAGCTATTGTCGATGAGAACCGGACCGTGATCCTGTACAGCCTGGAGGTCGGAAAACGGGCAGACAACGAGTTTTGGAATGTCAAAGGCATATCACTTAAAAACGCCACGGGGAAAAACAGTGAAGGGGAGTATAACTTTCAACAATGGGACCCGAAAAATCAACGGTACAATGGGTACTTTGAAAGTGACTGGACACCGCAGCAGGACACAGAGAACATGCGGCTGACCGTAGGACATGTAGAGCTTGACAGCATACAGGAGCTGGATTTACCGCTTGATACCCAATCTCCCAAAATACAAACTTTCACACTGAATCGTGACGGTTTACAAGATATGAAGGTGCAGGTATTTGAACAAGGCAAGGATAAACTGATGCTGTCCTCGGCGATTACCTTCGATTCGTCGATACCCAAGAGATGGGATAATCCGCAAATCATTGCCTACAAAGGCGGAGAGCCTGTGATGTCGCAGCCTGGAGGGGCTTTTGGCAAACCCGGAGATAACGGGGAGTATACAGCACAGCAATATTTTACCCGGGAACATATACCGGAAGGGCAAATTACTTACAAGCTGCAATATGCCAAAACCGAGAAAAGTATAGATGAACCGATAAATTTTGATCTGCAATTAAGCAAAAAGCGGATGGAAAGCGGAACAATCAAGTCAGCACTGAATATCCCGCTGGAGAAAGGAAATCCGAATTTCACAATGGAACAGATGGTTGTCACACCTACGCAAATCCGTCTCACGATCAGAGGCAAGAAGAAATTCGCCGATATCCCTTATCAAAAATACTTCCTTTCCGTGAACGGTAAAACGTTAGAGGGTAACAAATGGTCACCACCCAGCAGCACTCCTGATCTGACCACCATCCGTTTTGAACGACCCTCTGATCTTGTGATTACCAAGGACACACCGATTACGTTTACAGGGAAATATAAGGTTACGATCCATTCGGATGACAAAACGCCGCAGCGTTTAACGGATATTTCTGAACAAAAACAGACGCTAACTACACAAATCGGCGGTTATCCCGTGAAGTGGACCTACTACAAGCAAGGGGCAGACTTGTTCGTAGAAACTGAAAGCGAGGACGCTCGATTTGGCGGGATCAACCAGACTCATATTGGCCTGGGTAAAGAACGGATTTTGGGCAGACCAATCTCGGCTAATTTTACAGGGGACGGCATTAACAAAGCGGTTGATGTCTATAAGAATTTCAAGGGAACCGAGGCTTCTATCTATATGTTCTTCTATACAACGGACGAACCAGAAGCAGAGATTACTGTACCCATACAGCCTCTGACGACCCAAAGCGAAGCATCCAAATAG